In Prinia subflava isolate CZ2003 ecotype Zambia chromosome 1, Cam_Psub_1.2, whole genome shotgun sequence, the DNA window AGAAGTGTAGGGCTTTTGACAGTCCAGTCTGGTATCTCAAAATGAGGCATTTTTTATGGGAGTGGCTTTAGGTCAGAATGCCACTTTCATCCAGTTTGGTACAGCAGGTGTCAAATGAGATAGGCAGAGAAGGTCGTGGGACTTGCTTAGAGCACAAAGGGGTGGCTTCTTACAACTACAGTAGAAAaattgtattcttttttcttttgcagaatcTGTGTCATCACCTTGGCAGAAGCCCACCCTCTTCTTCAAAGTgggaaaacaattaaaaacattaattacCAAATCAGTGCAAACTGTAGCAGACTTCAGAATAAGGTGTCTGGGAAGTCAAAAAGGGTATGGCTTTTGGATTTCCATAGTTTTGTTTAATCTCTCACACTGCCTCAGATATTTCTGTCCTTTCTTGGACAGAAACCCAGTAGATTacttttgtatttcattttaaaccaGCCCCCCTGCACTTGAAGAATTTAGACTTCCTCAAGAGGTGCCTGGCTGCCTGTCCCAGCCAGGATATTGCAGTGGTCCTACAGCACTGGTGGTTTCCAGTGTTGCTGAAACCCACTCGCCTCCAGTAATTTTTCTGGTAATGTACAGAGGGACATACACATCcctaaaaaatgaaaatttatttccaagATGTAAAGGAGTTGGAGACTGTTTTTTTTCAAGCAGATCTAGGTAGTAGATGGGCCAGTTCAATGTGGTGGGTTTTGAAGATGCAGTTTAACTTGCTTACACCAAAATCGGTggtgcttttcctcttttctcactCCTGACTTCAGTCTTATCAAAATACAAGTTTGCTAGTCTGCAAGAAACTTAATTATGACTAAATCTATAAGCTTGTAacaagcttctttttttttatttgtgcacATAACTAAGTTGGCATCTTCCCTTCTGTAGGGAAGCACACCTCTGGAACTTGGAATGGTCCATAAATAGCACACATCCTTCCTTTTAGACATTGCTGATGGTGATACTGTTAGAAGCCCTGTGTAATGAAAACTACAGacatgtttatttattttccaaatgcaGGGAGCTCAGTTTCTAACAGAACTTGCCCCTCTGTGCAGGATATCTTCATCAGATGGAGAGGAATACACCATTTACAGGTAaggtttttcccatttttttcttgccttgaCCTACCACACACATCTACAGAATCTGCACACTTTTGCAGTTGCATACGAGGGCGGCTGATTGAAGTGAATGAGAACATCCTTAGTAATCCTGCTCTTCTGCAAGAAAAGGTaagacactttcttgttctttatttttcagtttttatttcacTGCTAACTTCAGTCTCGCTTTTTAGCCATCAACTGAGGGGTACATCGCAGTGGTTCTACCCAAATTTGAAGAAAGCAAGAGCATAACTCAGGGACTTCTGACACAGAAGGAGTACGAGGAAGTTTTGTTGAAACGCCGCAGCTCTGCTTCATGAAATCAATTCTACACTTCCTGTGTTTGATACTAAATAAGTGACTTTTATTGCATACACTGTGAGTTTTATAGTATTGAAAAGGCCCAGTGCCAGTTTTTAAAAGTGGAACTAAACTCTTTGATTCATAAAAGAATAAACCAGTGCAAATAGTTTGTATattaaaatttctgtaaaaaCTTGAtgtaaattttgtctttttctctgaattctGGGACTACAGGTTTTTAAATAAGCTCAAAATGACATGTTGGAGATTATTTACGTTGCACAATCAGCTTTGCTTCTGCTTAATGCAAGCATAGTACATATAGAAAAATCATAGCATTTAGCTATCATGTAATTTAGCTAAACTAATAAAATATGGAGTTTGCAACAgtgaatggaaaataaaaatgcaacaaaagcCTATGTACAAAGAGCAGATAAActtgaaaatacatatttcacACCAAGTTGTACTTTTGTAGTATCCTGAAGTCAAATAATGCCCTTTGTACAGAATTTTGTAATAATCAGTATCTATTGTCTTCAATTTTAAATGGCATAATGTCAAGTCTGCATAGTACTTCAGTGGTTCTACAGGCAACTCAAATTATGCTCAGtaagttttaataaaaaagaaagcaacaacTGCCATCTACAAATAGGgtaaaagaaaaagggtttgaGTCAAGACTCTTAATCACTTAGAAATACACTTTTTGTAGAGATGAATTATGTCAAGAGTAAAATTTAGGGATGCAGCTattgaaaaggttttttttttttccctaggacTACTTCATTGCAGATATAACTTGTAACTCAGGTAACATTTCAGTGCGTCAGGCTGCAGCCTTTCAGACTATATTCCTGATTCTGCTTTATCAAATACATAGACTGAAATAGGCCAGAGCTGAGTTTACAGACTTCAACAGTAGTGTTACATATAGCGTATGCAGCACAGGGGTCTTTACATAAAATGTCTATTAGCAGCATCTTTGGGTGGACACATCCATTAAGACATTCATAAGCATTAATTACAAAATCGGTATCAAGAGTGAGCATAGGAAAGGCATTCACATTATAAAAATACAGAGCATTTAGACTAGCTGGTGTTTTAATGGCTAAGTAACGGGACATCTATTAGATGTGACAAAGGTCAACAGTTTTATATCAAATTAACCTGGCTTGACTTTCCACAAAAGAAAGCAGTATTGAAGCTTCAGCAAGTGTTATTTTCAAATGGGAGTTCCTGCATTTCTCACAGTGCTATGATTACTTGCTCTCTAAAAATGTCATGTTTGTTACATGATTTTCTAAAGACTTGATGCCAAATGTGTCCACTCTTCTTTCTGGAGTACATGCATTTGCACCAGTTCGTATTCTGTCTTCTTTCCATGGTGGAGCAGGCTTAAGACAACCATTTCCCGCTTTACTCTGCATATGTATATAATAAAGaattcttaaaaacaaacaacacaaccAAACATACCCCAAAACTTTCAAATAGTACAGATTAAGCTAGTACTCACCTTTCGCAGTAATTTGCAGCAAAGTGGAAGAAGCTGACATAACAGAGTCATCACATTCCTTGTTTTCAGAATGCATGCATCAACCTAAATAAGACAATTAATAGTAGGGAATACCACTTGTGTTAGTTAGGCAGTTGTTTTTGGCATGAGATGGTTATCTGCTTTGAGCTGGGTTAAGTAATACTTGTCCTTTTGAAATATCTCCTAATCAAATGGGTTTgcttacattttttaaaatttctctgtaTAGTACATGTAAAACACGAGCATCCCTTCTGTTTAGCACAACTTGAGCTATGATGCAGACACATCCCAAGGGAATGAACTACTAATAATATTATATTAAACAGTAACAGAAGTCTATTGGAAAGGAGCTCTTACAATCTAAGTATGAATCATCACAATTCTTCatggttttccttttgttttatgtCTTGCTAGCATGATTTAGAAAGCCATGCATCATCTAAGTCTTAGTTTGATGTTACACTGAAAGTTATCTTAAATCTTAACACTCAGCACAGGTCACAAGTCTGAGCCATGGAACATTAGTTTGAGAACCTATTATTGCTGTGTACTGATATATCACTGAATAAACAGACTGGAGTTCCCATTTAATACAGAGAGTGTAAAACAAACCACGCAGTAGCCCCAAGGTGCTCAGTTTGGTTCTGAGTGCTTGCATGCTTTAGCCAGTTTCACACCCTGCTGTAAAACTGAAACACCCTTTCCACAGCCAATTGGAACAAACATCCAGGTGCATGGAAATGGTCTTGCTCACACTGATCACTGCTGGCTAAGGGATACTGATCCCCTCTGATCTTTGCAGATCTACACCTTGTGTTAACAGTGACGAAACTTTCATGGCAGCTGTCTCTGTAGGAATCTATAGCAAGTAtgaatattggaaaaaaaatctgtgcagtCCAGGGTAGACACTACCTACTGAGAAGCCAATGTGTTTCAGTAGTGGAGTTGGGGGTTTGGAATTTCTTAATTTATGTTAATCATCAGTAACAATAATTACAGTAATTATTACAGTGAGAGAAATACATATTACCTTCATTAAAATTTAAGTCCATACTGAGGTACACTTAATTACAGTTCCTGTTTATTCAAATGGAGTTCTAGAGGATTACAGTACTACTGCAACCTAGTTCCATATTTTAACTGGAGCATAAATTAGCAAAgtactttatttcaaaaaaagTAGGTGttaagaaatatatataatttttactTTACCTTTGTAAATGTAGCGCTTTTACCCTGAGCAGAAGTTTTAGCTGTTATCTGGAGCTGCTTGCACATAGAAATGAGTTTTTCAGCTTCCAACAGAAGCAAAGGCTTGTCATCGTGTACCTGGTATGTGGTCCAGGAAGACAAAATAACTGTTAGACTCCAACATGAAGTTAAGGGAGAAGACAGCACAAGCAACTTCTAAGCAGTATCACTGATGTCACAAGATACATCACCTGATCAGAGAGAGCATGAAGAGCTGAAGCAAGCTTTGTGCCCTCTGTGGCAAAAATCTGAGAGGAGAAAGCATGTAACAAAATGAATCACAACAGAAGGTAAggcttttcccctcctgttttAATAGTGTGCTTTTAAGTAAAAAGGTAGTAGGAAATACTTGTAATAATTGTATACATCTATAACTCACAAGTCAGCAGTTTGCAGTGATTTCTGAAATAACAAGCTACACTACAAACTGCCATCCTCACAGATAAGCAGAGTTTAAAGGCTTTCCCTTTACATATAACAAAACCCTCAACTTCCAATTATTTTTGGCACTGTGGCAGCTCACAAATGTTTTGTGGGTAGATGACACTGGCCCTGTTTTATTGTCCTTTCAAAGGTAATCCGGTGTCCTGTTACACACAGGCATGCATCTTGGAAATAGCATCCCACATCCCTTCATTTGGGCCCTTGTCTTCTGTTTGCATTGTGCAAGTTTTTgcatcttctttctttctcaggaAAGTCCTGCTGCTCAGGCTAGGATTTAGTATCTGTTAACACTAGCAGGGACTGAGTGACACAACAAATATTACAAATGTGTTGAAGTCCACTGTATTTGCCATGATGCCAGTTTGCTATCCCTCCTCCTAGTTGGAATCTATCAGTGTAATGATCCTGTCTGAAGCTACTACTGCAACACTGGGAAGTTCACTTTCAGATTATGTACCAGAGTTAGGCTGCTCAAAATCTACAGCTGCCAGTCGATTCAGGGTACACTGTACTTATGTGTAGGAAACAGACACTGAAGTTCCTGTTTGGCTTCATTCAGAGTGTCTATTTTTTGTcctattttgttaaaaatacattacCTCTGCCTGATGAAATAAATCTTGAGTAGTTTTCAGAAGTCCTTCTCCTCTGTGGGAAACAACAAGAGCAGAATATACGCCATTTATAGACTGCAAATTATTTTGGttgctacttaaaaaaaattatagtcTCACCACTGAACATTTTACAGTTCACTGGTGTGAACTGTAAATATCAGTCTTTGAGAAGATACTAGACACAACAATAACTACCTACAGGAACTGCATTAAAACTATTACTCTAACACCTCAGTAGCTACAGCACTGTTGGGGAATTAACAATGGCTCAGTTCTCATAAGCTAAACAACACTAGAAATCCACGTCTCTGGCATACTGAGTATAATTGAACTAgtaggtaacaaaaaaaaaatctcaactcTGGTAAAATAATCCCCAGCAAACCTGAATTCTTCAAGTAAGAAAGCTGACATTGCACAAGCAAGTTTCAGATAAACCCTTTTCAGTACAGCAAGGATCAGTAATCCTCATCTACAGTTATATCTCATCTACAGGTGTATACTTGTGCTTTAATTCCCtttattttcaaagtatttaTGAACATActtcttaaaatgttttctgtacCCAAGAGACCTTCAAATAGATGCCCTCCAACAAAACAGGTGTTtagccatttaaaaataaaaggggggGTTAAAATTAGAAGGTTTTAAAACAGCTTAGAAATCTACAAAATTTTATAAAGCCTACAGACAGAATCAAGTTCTTTTCTAAATGGGTCCCAGTTATTatgctctgaaaatgaaatttgttcTTTCTTATAAACACTGTTAATGCTCTTTTTTCCCACCAAAATTTGCCACGTGCAGTGTAATTACCTGGTAAATAAATACATGGAGTAGGCCATACTTGACATGCCTTGCCCATGTTGCACAATCTCATTCTCTTGATCCTCCcatttctctgtctctgaaTCCACATCGGATGTTAGCAGATGCAATTCTAATCCAAGTTTTGCAATTTTCGCCTGTTCCTGTAAATGGTAACCATATTTATGGCACTTAAAAACATATTCCTTAGACAAGATAAAAATATGaggttttttattaaaatgatgGCATCTTACCTCAGTGTCTAGTTTGACTGGCTTTAATGCTTTCAGATTTGCATTATGCTTctgtttcaaacaaaaaataatatttttaaataaaaggaattggtaatcgttttactagcaAATCTTAAAGAGATAGCTCTATATTCAGAGAAAGACTTTGCAAGAGAGTTCCAGAGGTTCAAACAAACTTCTCAGCAGGAACTGAGAAGCTGTTCTGATCTGTCTATCCTGAAATGGCAGGTGCAGATGCCTTGAAATTGCAAGGGAAAGACCTCTTCCACAGTTTTCAGGCTCCACTTCCTAATCTAACACagtctcttccctttttttacCCTGTAAATCCTCAATAATACCCAGTACTAAACAGTCTTAAGCAAGTACTCCTGCACTGATTTTTCTATTGCTGATGATACTGATATAACAAGGATGCTGATTTGGCTAACAGCAAGCTGATGTA includes these proteins:
- the ABITRAM gene encoding protein Abitram; its protein translation is MAAGAAGPGGAERYFTRWYKPDVKGRPCEDFCVLQHSNRICVITLAEAHPLLQSGKTIKNINYQISANCSRLQNKVSGKSKRGAQFLTELAPLCRISSSDGEEYTIYSCIRGRLIEVNENILSNPALLQEKPSTEGYIAVVLPKFEESKSITQGLLTQKEYEEVLLKRRSSAS